One window from the genome of Pseudomonas sp. Teo4 encodes:
- a CDS encoding MFS transporter gives MTTSSTYAEAPAAPVNSPARVATASFIGTAIEFYDFYVYATAAALVIGPVFFPSGSGTAQMLAAFLTFGIAFLARPLGSALFGHFGDRIGRKSTLVASLLLMGASTTLIGVLPGYDSIGVWAPVLLCLLRFGQGLGLGGEWGGAALLATENAPQGKRAWFGMFPQLGPSIGFLAANGLFLTLALVLSDEQFREWGWRIPFLLSAALVLVGLYVRLKLEESPVFAKAVERHERVKMPVVDLFAKYWLPTLLGAAAMVVCYALFYISTVFSLSYGVSTLGYSRETFLGMLCFAVVFMALATPLSAWLSDRYGRKPVLIVGGLLAVASGFTMEPLLTSGSTTGVALFLAIELFLMGVTFAPMGALLPELFPTHVRYTGASAAYNLGGIVGASAAPFFAQKLVSMGGLSWVGGYVSVAAVISLIAVLCLKETRDTQL, from the coding sequence ATGACAACCAGCAGCACTTATGCCGAAGCGCCCGCCGCGCCGGTCAACTCACCGGCACGGGTGGCCACCGCCAGCTTCATCGGCACCGCCATCGAATTCTATGACTTCTACGTTTACGCCACCGCCGCCGCCTTGGTGATCGGCCCAGTGTTCTTCCCGTCCGGTTCCGGTACCGCACAGATGTTGGCGGCGTTCCTGACCTTCGGCATTGCCTTCCTCGCCCGCCCTTTGGGTTCGGCACTGTTCGGCCATTTCGGCGACCGCATCGGGCGCAAGTCGACCCTGGTTGCGTCGTTGCTGCTGATGGGGGCGTCCACCACGCTGATCGGCGTGCTGCCCGGCTACGACAGCATCGGTGTCTGGGCACCTGTCCTGCTGTGCCTGCTGCGCTTCGGCCAAGGCCTTGGCCTGGGCGGTGAATGGGGCGGTGCAGCACTGCTGGCCACCGAGAACGCGCCGCAAGGCAAACGCGCCTGGTTCGGCATGTTCCCGCAACTGGGCCCTTCGATCGGCTTCCTGGCTGCCAACGGGCTGTTCCTGACCCTGGCCCTGGTCCTCAGTGACGAGCAGTTCCGCGAGTGGGGCTGGCGCATTCCATTCCTGCTCAGCGCCGCGCTGGTCCTCGTGGGCCTGTATGTGCGCCTGAAGTTGGAGGAAAGCCCGGTATTCGCCAAGGCGGTTGAACGCCACGAGCGGGTGAAGATGCCGGTGGTCGACCTGTTCGCCAAGTATTGGCTGCCCACCCTGCTGGGCGCTGCCGCCATGGTGGTGTGCTATGCGCTGTTCTACATCTCCACGGTGTTCTCGCTCAGCTATGGGGTTTCGACCTTGGGCTACAGCCGTGAAACCTTCCTCGGCATGCTGTGCTTCGCCGTGGTCTTCATGGCCCTGGCCACGCCACTGTCGGCCTGGCTCAGCGACCGCTACGGGCGCAAGCCGGTGCTGATCGTCGGTGGCCTGCTGGCGGTGGCGTCGGGCTTTACCATGGAACCATTGCTGACCTCGGGTTCGACCACGGGCGTGGCGTTGTTCCTGGCCATCGAGCTGTTCCTGATGGGCGTGACCTTCGCCCCGATGGGTGCGCTGCTACCAGAGCTGTTCCCGACCCACGTACGCTATACCGGCGCATCGGCGGCGTACAACCTGGGCGGTATCGTGGGGGCTTCGGCGGCGCCGTTCTTTGCTCAGAAACTGGTGAGCATGGGCGGGTTGAGCTGGGTCGGCGGGTATGTGTCGGTGGCGGCGGTGATCAGCTTGATTGCTGTGCTGTGCCTGAAAGAGACCCGAGACACGCAACTTTGA